From Streptomyces zhihengii, the proteins below share one genomic window:
- a CDS encoding glycosyltransferase, translating to MHVLVVHNRYASAQPSGENNVVDQEVALLRGAGHRVGLFERRSDDIGALSLPRKAALPLLVPWNPAVRTELAARLRAERPDVVHVHNVFPLLSPAVLAACADAGVPAVATLHNYTQVCPPGTLQRDGRPCSECVGSTPLPAVRHGCYRNSRLATVPLALSLSVNRRRWWSGVERFFCISAAQRDVLVRSGMPAERLAVKHNFVPDPGALREGDGEHLLFLGRLAEAKGVRLLMAAWDEIAAGGGVGVPLVIAGAGPLEPEVTAWAAGRDDVRYAGLYDPEQCRRAVARSVAVVAPSTWMEAFGLVAVEAMAAGVPAVAAGHGAFTELVEDGVTGLLHRPGDAASLAASLRRITAGGAAGREMGRAARRRYEQGFSPAVGLERLEEGYRAALAARSGGGEGPPPAGDTRTGSRRGHPRERDGGSR from the coding sequence ATGCACGTCCTCGTGGTGCACAACCGCTACGCCTCGGCGCAGCCGAGCGGGGAGAACAACGTCGTCGACCAGGAGGTGGCGCTGCTGCGCGGGGCCGGCCACCGGGTCGGTCTGTTCGAGCGGCGCAGCGACGACATCGGCGCCCTGTCGCTGCCGCGCAAGGCCGCGCTGCCGCTGCTGGTGCCGTGGAACCCGGCCGTCCGCACCGAGCTGGCCGCCCGGCTCCGCGCCGAACGCCCGGACGTGGTGCACGTCCACAACGTCTTCCCGCTGCTGTCGCCCGCGGTGCTGGCGGCCTGCGCCGACGCCGGGGTGCCCGCCGTCGCCACGCTGCACAACTACACCCAGGTCTGCCCGCCCGGCACGCTCCAGCGGGACGGCCGGCCGTGCTCCGAGTGCGTCGGCTCCACACCGCTGCCGGCCGTCCGGCACGGCTGCTACCGGAACTCCCGGCTGGCGACGGTGCCGCTCGCGCTCAGCCTGTCGGTCAACCGGCGGCGCTGGTGGTCCGGGGTGGAGCGGTTCTTCTGCATCTCCGCCGCGCAGCGCGACGTCCTCGTCCGGTCCGGCATGCCGGCCGAACGGCTCGCGGTGAAGCACAACTTCGTGCCCGACCCGGGCGCGCTGCGCGAGGGCGACGGGGAGCATCTGCTCTTCCTCGGCCGGCTGGCGGAGGCCAAGGGCGTACGGCTGCTCATGGCCGCGTGGGACGAGATCGCCGCCGGCGGCGGTGTCGGCGTGCCGCTGGTGATCGCCGGGGCGGGGCCGCTGGAGCCGGAGGTGACCGCCTGGGCGGCGGGCCGCGACGACGTGCGGTACGCGGGCCTGTACGACCCGGAGCAGTGCCGGCGGGCCGTCGCCCGGTCGGTCGCCGTGGTGGCCCCGTCCACCTGGATGGAGGCGTTCGGCCTGGTGGCCGTGGAGGCGATGGCGGCGGGGGTCCCGGCCGTCGCCGCCGGGCACGGCGCCTTCACCGAACTCGTCGAGGACGGGGTGACCGGCCTGCTGCACCGTCCGGGCGACGCCGCCTCGCTCGCCGCGAGCCTGCGGCGGATCACGGCGGGCGGGGCCGCCGGCCGGGAGATGGGACGGGCGGCCCGGCGCCGTTACGAGCAGGGCTTCAGCCCGGCCGTCGGGCTGGAGCGTCTGGAGGAGGGGTACCGCGCCGCACTCGCGGCACGGTCGGGCGGCGGGGAGGGCCCGCCGCCGGCAGGGGACACGAGAACGGGCTCGCGGCGGGGACACCCGCGCGAGCGGGATGGGGGAAGCAGATGA
- a CDS encoding class I SAM-dependent methyltransferase, which yields MTRCRLCGSAATASVVDLGATPPCESFLAADQLDSPEPAYPLHLRVCTECWLAQIPPLITPEETFSEYAYFSSYSTSWVEHARTFVAGAAGRLGLGDGSFVVEVASNDGYLLKHVVERGIRCLGIEPSVNVGAAARDAGVPTVTAFLDPDTAAGVRAEHGPADLVVANNVYAHIPDVVGFTQGLRALVADDGWVSVEVQHLLTLIEENQYDTIYHEHFQYYTVASAIRALASGGLTLVDVELLPTHGGSIRLWARPAEVAGEPSARVAEVLDREKAAGLQELSGYAEFSARVAKVRRDLLRFLIDAAERGETVVGYGAPGKGNTLLNHCGIRPDLLAYTVDRNPYKHGRFTPGTRIPILPPERIAADRPDWVLVLPWNLRDELVEQLSFVHEWGGRLVFPIPELSIVEVTR from the coding sequence ATGACACGATGCCGACTGTGCGGCTCGGCGGCGACGGCGAGCGTCGTCGACCTGGGGGCCACACCGCCGTGCGAGAGCTTTCTCGCCGCGGACCAGCTGGACTCGCCGGAGCCGGCGTACCCGCTGCACCTGCGGGTCTGCACGGAGTGCTGGCTGGCGCAGATCCCGCCGCTGATCACACCCGAGGAGACGTTCAGCGAGTACGCGTACTTCTCCTCGTACTCGACCTCCTGGGTGGAGCACGCGCGCACCTTCGTCGCCGGCGCGGCCGGGCGGCTGGGCCTCGGCGACGGCTCCTTCGTGGTCGAGGTCGCGAGCAACGACGGCTATCTGCTGAAGCACGTCGTGGAGCGCGGGATCCGCTGCCTGGGCATCGAGCCCTCGGTGAACGTCGGCGCCGCGGCGCGGGACGCGGGCGTGCCCACGGTCACCGCGTTCCTGGACCCGGACACGGCCGCCGGTGTCCGCGCCGAGCACGGCCCGGCCGACCTGGTCGTGGCCAACAACGTGTACGCGCACATCCCCGACGTGGTCGGCTTCACGCAGGGGCTGCGGGCCCTGGTCGCCGACGACGGCTGGGTGTCCGTCGAGGTGCAGCACCTGCTGACCCTGATCGAGGAGAACCAGTACGACACGATCTACCACGAGCACTTCCAGTACTACACGGTCGCCTCCGCGATCCGGGCGCTCGCCAGCGGCGGTCTGACGCTCGTGGACGTCGAACTGCTGCCGACGCACGGCGGTTCCATCCGGCTGTGGGCCCGGCCCGCCGAGGTGGCGGGCGAGCCGTCCGCCCGGGTGGCCGAGGTGCTGGACCGGGAGAAGGCCGCCGGGCTCCAGGAGCTGTCCGGTTACGCCGAGTTCTCCGCCCGGGTGGCCAAGGTGCGCCGGGATCTGCTGCGCTTCCTGATCGACGCCGCCGAGCGCGGCGAGACCGTCGTCGGCTACGGCGCCCCGGGCAAGGGCAACACCCTGCTCAACCACTGCGGCATCCGGCCCGACCTGCTGGCGTACACGGTCGACCGCAACCCGTACAAGCACGGCCGGTTCACCCCCGGCACCCGGATCCCGATCCTGCCGCCCGAGCGGATCGCCGCCGACCGGCCGGACTGGGTCCTCGTCCTGCCGTGGAACCTGCGGGACGAGCTGGTCGAGCAGCTCTCCTTCGTGCACGAGTGGGGCGGCCGGCTGGTCTTCCCCATACCGGAACTGAGCATTGTCGAGGTCACGCGATGA
- a CDS encoding glucose-1-phosphate cytidylyltransferase has product MKVVLFCGGYGMRMRSGATDDVPKPMAMVGPRPLIWHVMRYYAHFGHTEFILCLGYGAHHIKDFFLGYEETTSNDFVLRGGRTELLSTDISDWTITFAQTGIESPIGERLRRVRHHLDGDEMFLANYADVLTDAPLPEMIDRFARRDAGASMMVVPPQSSFHCVDLGEDGLVGGITPVSELPLWENGGYFVLRQEIFDHIPEGGDLVADGCGQLAKQGRLVAHQHRGFWKPTDTVKERAALDEAYARGDRPWAVWERDGVTVGSA; this is encoded by the coding sequence ATGAAGGTCGTCCTGTTCTGCGGCGGTTACGGGATGCGGATGCGCAGCGGTGCCACCGACGACGTCCCCAAGCCGATGGCGATGGTCGGCCCCCGGCCGCTGATCTGGCACGTCATGCGCTACTACGCGCACTTCGGGCACACGGAGTTCATCCTGTGCCTCGGCTACGGGGCCCACCACATCAAGGACTTCTTCCTCGGCTACGAGGAGACCACGTCCAACGACTTCGTGCTCCGCGGCGGGCGCACCGAGCTGCTGTCCACCGACATCTCGGACTGGACGATCACCTTCGCCCAGACCGGCATCGAGTCCCCGATCGGGGAGCGGCTGCGCCGGGTGCGGCACCACCTGGACGGCGACGAGATGTTCCTCGCCAACTACGCCGACGTGCTCACCGACGCACCGCTGCCGGAGATGATCGACCGCTTCGCCCGGCGCGACGCCGGCGCGTCCATGATGGTGGTGCCGCCGCAGTCCTCGTTCCACTGCGTGGACCTGGGCGAGGACGGCCTGGTCGGCGGCATCACCCCGGTGAGCGAACTGCCGCTGTGGGAGAACGGCGGCTACTTCGTGCTCCGCCAGGAGATCTTCGACCACATCCCCGAGGGCGGCGACCTCGTCGCCGACGGGTGCGGGCAACTGGCCAAGCAGGGACGGCTGGTGGCCCACCAGCACCGCGGCTTCTGGAAGCCGACCGACACCGTGAAGGAGCGCGCCGCGCTCGACGAGGCCTACGCCCGGGGCGACCGCCCGTGGGCCGTGTGGGAACGCGACGGTGTCACGGTGGGGTCCGCGTGA
- a CDS encoding PIG-L deacetylase family protein, protein MIRLGAGRLERIVAVGAHCDDIAIGAGGTLLTLCRARPGLRVDALVLSGGGGEREQEERAALADFCPGADLRLTVLKLPDGRMPGRWEEVKSAVEELRARTEPDLILAPRTDDAHQDHSGLARLMTTAYRDHLVLGYEIVKWDGDLGRPVAYQPLTPETAERKAALMEAHYPSQRHRPWYDREAFLGLARIRGIESHTRYAEAFAVTKLTLDLGE, encoded by the coding sequence GTGATCCGGCTCGGGGCCGGGCGCCTGGAGCGGATCGTCGCCGTGGGCGCGCACTGCGACGACATCGCCATCGGCGCCGGCGGCACGCTGCTGACGCTGTGCCGGGCGCGGCCGGGCCTGCGGGTCGACGCGCTGGTGCTCTCCGGCGGCGGGGGCGAACGGGAGCAGGAGGAGCGGGCCGCGCTCGCCGACTTCTGCCCCGGCGCCGACCTGCGGCTGACCGTGCTCAAACTGCCGGACGGCCGGATGCCCGGCCGCTGGGAGGAGGTCAAGTCGGCGGTGGAGGAGCTGCGCGCCCGGACGGAGCCGGACCTGATCCTCGCCCCGCGCACCGACGACGCGCACCAGGACCACAGCGGCCTGGCACGGCTGATGACCACCGCCTACCGCGACCACCTCGTGCTCGGCTACGAGATCGTCAAATGGGACGGCGACCTCGGCCGTCCGGTGGCGTACCAGCCGCTGACGCCGGAGACCGCCGAACGCAAGGCGGCGCTGATGGAGGCGCACTACCCCTCGCAGCGGCACCGGCCCTGGTACGACCGGGAGGCCTTCCTCGGGCTGGCCCGGATCCGCGGCATCGAAAGCCACACGCGCTACGCCGAGGCGTTCGCCGTCACCAAACTCACTCTCGACCTGGGGGAATGA
- a CDS encoding NAD-dependent epimerase/dehydratase family protein, whose amino-acid sequence MRVLLTGHQGYLGTVMAPVLAAAGHEVTGLDSGLFADCVLGPAPADPPGVRVDLRDVTAGHLAGVDAVIHLAALSNDPLGALAPDLTYDINHHASVRLARLARDAGVRRFLYASTCSVYGAAGGGGLVAEDAPLRPVTPYAESKVRVEDDLHELADDGFSPVYMRNATAFGHSPRLRADIVLNNLVGHALLSGEVLVLSDGTPWRPLVHAADIARAFTAALDAPREAVHDRAFNIGSEVNNVTVAEIAQQVAEAVPGSEVVITGENGADPRSYRVDFSRFRAAIPGFDCEWTVKQGAIELADAYREHGLSREEFEQRFTRLAVLRAASAAGTVDDTLRWRR is encoded by the coding sequence GTGCGCGTACTGCTGACCGGACACCAGGGCTATCTCGGCACGGTGATGGCCCCCGTACTGGCGGCCGCCGGGCACGAGGTCACCGGCCTGGACTCCGGCCTGTTCGCCGACTGCGTGCTGGGCCCCGCGCCCGCGGACCCGCCCGGCGTCCGGGTGGACCTGCGCGACGTCACGGCCGGCCACCTGGCCGGCGTCGACGCCGTGATCCACCTGGCCGCCCTGTCCAACGACCCGCTGGGCGCGCTCGCCCCGGACCTCACCTACGACATCAACCACCACGCCTCGGTCCGCCTCGCCCGCCTCGCCCGCGACGCCGGCGTGCGGCGCTTCCTGTACGCGTCCACCTGCTCGGTCTACGGCGCCGCCGGCGGCGGCGGACTCGTCGCCGAGGACGCCCCGCTGCGCCCGGTGACGCCGTACGCGGAGTCCAAGGTGCGGGTGGAGGACGACCTCCACGAGCTGGCCGACGACGGCTTCAGCCCGGTGTACATGCGCAACGCCACCGCCTTCGGGCACTCGCCCCGGCTGCGCGCCGACATCGTGCTCAACAACCTGGTGGGCCACGCGCTGCTCTCCGGCGAGGTGCTGGTGCTCTCCGACGGCACCCCCTGGCGTCCGCTGGTGCACGCCGCCGACATCGCCCGGGCCTTCACGGCCGCCCTGGACGCGCCGCGCGAGGCGGTGCACGACCGGGCGTTCAACATCGGCAGCGAGGTCAACAACGTCACCGTCGCCGAGATCGCCCAGCAGGTCGCCGAGGCGGTGCCCGGCTCCGAGGTGGTGATCACCGGCGAGAACGGCGCCGACCCGCGTTCCTACCGGGTGGACTTCTCCCGGTTCCGCGCCGCGATTCCCGGCTTCGACTGCGAGTGGACGGTGAAGCAGGGCGCCATCGAACTCGCCGACGCCTACCGCGAACACGGCCTGAGCCGCGAGGAGTTCGAGCAGCGCTTCACCCGGCTGGCCGTGCTCCGCGCGGCGTCCGCGGCCGGCACCGTCGACGACACCCTGCGGTGGCGCCGGTGA
- a CDS encoding DUF4910 domain-containing protein, whose amino-acid sequence MAPVTTPGEEMHALVERLYPLCRSITGDGVRATLDIVDEYIPLRVHEVPTGTEVLDWTVPQEWNIRDAYIADAAGHRVVDFAASSLHVLGYSVPVSATMPLDELRGHLHTLPGQPSLVPYRTSYWKPEWGFCLAQETLDAMPDGEYEVRIDSTLADGHLTYAEHVVPGQVADEVIVSCHVCHPSLANDNLAGVAVAVFLARALAERTPHYTYRFLFAPGTIGAITWLARNAERIDEVRHGLVLACAGDRGRLTYKRSRRGDAEIDRVLRYVLETSERPHRIDDFTPYGYDERQFCSPGFDLGVGSLSRTPYAGYPEYHTSADNPDFVSPAAMEDTLAVCREAFAVLDRNRRYVNLSPYGEPQLGRRGLYDSLGGRSDAKEAQMAMLWVLSLSDGEHGLLDVAERSGLPFDTVAAAAGALHGAGLIKA is encoded by the coding sequence GTGGCGCCGGTGACCACGCCGGGCGAGGAGATGCACGCACTGGTGGAGCGGCTGTACCCGCTCTGCCGGAGCATCACCGGCGACGGGGTCCGGGCCACCCTGGACATCGTCGACGAGTACATCCCGCTGCGGGTGCACGAGGTGCCGACCGGCACCGAGGTGCTCGACTGGACGGTGCCCCAGGAGTGGAACATCCGGGACGCGTACATCGCCGACGCCGCGGGCCACCGGGTCGTCGACTTCGCCGCGTCCAGCCTGCACGTGCTCGGCTACAGCGTGCCCGTGTCGGCGACCATGCCCCTGGACGAGCTGCGCGGACACCTCCACACGCTGCCCGGCCAGCCGTCCCTGGTGCCGTACCGCACCAGCTACTGGAAGCCGGAATGGGGCTTCTGCCTGGCCCAGGAGACCCTGGACGCGATGCCGGACGGCGAGTACGAGGTGCGCATCGACTCCACGCTCGCCGACGGGCACCTCACCTACGCCGAGCACGTGGTCCCCGGGCAGGTCGCCGACGAGGTCATCGTCTCCTGCCACGTCTGCCACCCCTCGCTGGCCAACGACAACCTGGCCGGCGTCGCGGTGGCGGTGTTCCTCGCCCGGGCGCTGGCCGAGCGGACGCCCCACTACACCTACCGCTTCCTGTTCGCGCCCGGCACCATCGGGGCGATCACCTGGCTGGCCCGCAACGCGGAGCGGATCGACGAGGTCAGGCACGGCCTGGTGCTGGCCTGCGCCGGCGACCGGGGCCGGCTCACCTACAAGCGGAGCAGACGCGGCGACGCCGAGATCGACCGGGTGCTGCGGTACGTGCTGGAGACCTCCGAACGCCCGCACCGGATCGACGACTTCACCCCGTACGGCTACGACGAGCGGCAGTTCTGCTCCCCCGGGTTCGACCTCGGGGTGGGCTCGCTCAGCCGCACCCCGTACGCCGGCTATCCCGAGTACCACACCTCGGCGGACAACCCGGACTTCGTCTCCCCGGCGGCGATGGAGGACACCCTCGCGGTGTGCCGCGAGGCGTTCGCCGTGCTCGACCGCAACCGGCGGTACGTCAACCTCAGCCCGTACGGCGAGCCGCAGTTGGGCCGGCGCGGGCTGTACGACTCGCTCGGCGGGCGCAGCGACGCGAAGGAGGCCCAGATGGCCATGCTCTGGGTGCTCAGCCTCTCCGACGGCGAGCACGGCCTGCTGGACGTCGCGGAACGCTCGGGCCTGCCGTTCGACACCGTCGCGGCGGCGGCCGGAGCCCTGCACGGCGCCGGGCTGATCAAGGCGTGA